In a single window of the Drosophila albomicans strain 15112-1751.03 chromosome 3, ASM965048v2, whole genome shotgun sequence genome:
- the LOC117566616 gene encoding adenylyl cyclase X E-like isoform X9 — MQCELDYTNERRWEGSYLKKKCMEIGVEDEYNLYQSRLRSYYTGVYILLHWIVILVHSLFLLATCEETHLIYIDIFAYVLGSVLITAVMWINFEEELVIRRVCVMYVTSVITVLILVIIDIITNMYHYHKHDWVTGSFYDTYIILTTYMFLPIPHILPPLALGSTVSCLYVCYYFYYVAALFRNDFSNARNFNKMWAEVSHHISLNMLGVFFRISREIVVRSSFLDRHQYVMEDISLRNARAQEKIFLHSILPQQIAQPIQDDIRNRIAMAEKHRDVHIVSMARDRLMSIQTHPDVSILYADIVNYTQLTTTLTVKHLVTLLHNLYARFDKAASHFTVQRIKFLGDCYYCVAGLTVPDPDHAKCCVDLGLCMINQIQQVGISQNLDIDIRVGVHSGSLFAGVLGAAKLQYDIWGTDVTIANRLEATGMAGHIHLSARTLNSMTDHSYTILPGTVAATEDPYLMKYKIVTFLIAATTTTDEISEYESDEVETLSLSLQLSAKSHMSVGTYTVELHNEFKQMPVGPMGFRSWLKRICYSRKDDDNSTDHAFSSIRFYFLDFIDPRMEHAFLRQPDYMLKYSILLAWIICTSLIVIELVYQRTISNTYVFVSSGAMLSFTILLFITWYKKICFWRYPEGGHTYSIISCLIFRIAENIQRSLIKRVAIYMFTVTTYFGIISVMLMECNVDEYQMLHIESKIYLYEPEPNMCFQPWVLTNMICLIMGMSLIFSRIPFVMKLMVTLLEVIIYMVLIFYQFNYIVHHSLSTNPYFLAEYSHCILILITFLSLCLMERQTEFNDKMNFKWRAELKKKQKAGSLADQSISILLHNILPAHVVNIYLSSLAKHELYYEDYSMVGVMFATLMNFQLDLSSLRVLNEIITEFDNVLSYYKDDYLVEKIKIVGCTYMAACGLDIRLSSTISGRRSTRSSIAQEVARARRTLQFYEQHGHKKEDVVFVITAFALDLIRSLYMCNSNYKNLPCDRELFSAKMRVGISSGEVMAGVVGASQVHYDIWGNAVNMASRMDSTGVVGHIQVTDETATILRKCGIKCDFRGLTFVKGRGILPTYFVGIDDHYNFQYIEEDEGSFQVNVHNLSD, encoded by the exons atgcagtGCGAATTAGATTACACAAATGAGCGTCGCTGGGAAGGAAGCTATTTAAAG AAAAAGTGCATGGAAATTGGTGTAGAAGATGAATATAACTTGTACCAAAGTCGGCTCCGCAGCTACTATACAggtgtatatattttgctgcACTGGATTGTAATCCTTGTGCATagcttatttttgttggcgACTTGCGAA gagacgcatttaatttatattgatatttttgcatacGTGCTTGGATCTGTCCTCATAACAGCAGTGATGTGGATAAATTTTGAGGAGGAACTGGTGATCAGACGCGTTTGCGTAATGTACGTGACCTCAGTGATTACAGTACTAATTCTGGTGATCATTG aTATAATAACTAATATGTATCATTATCATAAACATGATTGGGTTACAGGATCATTTTACGACACTTACATTATCCTGACGACCTATATGTTTTTACCCATACCCCATATTTTACCACCTCTTGCCCTTGGCAGCACAGTGTCATGTCTTTAcgtttgttattatttctaCTACGTAGCCGCGCTATTTAGGAATGACTTTTCCAATGCCCGcaactttaataaaatgtggGCAGAAGTTTCGCATCACATTTCCCTGAATATGCTCGGTGTATTTTTTCGCATATCGCGTGAAATTGTTGTTCGCTCCTCGTTTCTCGATCGTCATCAGTATGTGATGGAGGATATCTCGCTGCGCAATGCACGTGCCCAGGAAAAGATATTTCTTCACAGCATTTTGCCGCAGCAAATCGCACAGCCCATTCAGGACGATATTCGCAATCGTATTGCAATGGCCGAAAAGCATCGCGACGTTCATATTGTCAGCATGGCGCGCGATCGCTTAATGTCGATTCAAACCCATCCCGATGTGTCCATACTGTATGCAGATATTGTCAATTATACGCAACTGACAACAACACTAACCGTTAAGCATCTGGTTACACTTTTACACAATCTGTATGCACGTTTCGACAAAGCCGCTTCGCATTTCACAGTGCAACGTATCAAGTTCTTGGGCGACTGCTATTACTGTGTGGCCGGTCTAACAGTTCCTGATCCTGACCACGCCAAATGTTGTGTCGATCTGGGCCTCTGTATGATCAATCAAATACAGCAAGTGGG CATCTCCCAAAATTTGGATATTGATATTCGCGTGGGTGTTCATTCGGGCAGCTTATTTGCTGGTGTTCTTGGGGCCGCCAAATTGCAGTATGATATATGGG GTACAGATGTAACAATTGCCAATCGTCTGGAAGCCACTGGAATGGCCGGCCATATTCATCTGAGTGCGCGAACCCTCAATTCGATGACGGATCACTCGTATACTATACTGCCAGGCACCGTTGCGGCCACTGAAGATCCCTATCtgatgaaatacaaaatagtgACCTTTCTCATAGCTGCCACAACAACCACTGACGAAATCAGTGAATACGAAAGTGATGAGGTCGAAACCCTTTCCCTAAGTCTGCAATTGAGTGCTAAGTCCCATATGAGTGTTGGCACCTATACCGTTGAATTGCACAATGAATTCAAGCAAATGCCAGTGGGACCCATGGG ATTCCGATCCTGGTTGAAACGAATTTGTTATAGTCGAAAAGACGATGACAATAGCACGGATCACGCCTTTTCATCGATACGATTTTATTTTCTCGACTTTATAGATCCCCGTATGGAGCATGCTTTTCTTCGCCAGCCCGACTATATGCTCAAGTACAGCATCTTGCTGGCCTGGATCATTTGCACCAGTTTGATTGTGATCGAATTGGTCTATCAACGTACCATCTCCAATACATATGTTTTTGTTAGCTCTGGAGCGATGCTAAGCTTTACCATACTCCTTTTTATAACGTGGTATAAGAAGATTTGCTTCTGGCGCTATCCTGAAGGTGGACACACATACAGCATAATCAGCTGCCTAATATTCCGTATCGCAGAGAACATTCAGCGCAGTCTTATCAAACGTGTGGCCATTTATATGTTCACCGTAACAACGTACTTTGGCATTATATCTGTGATGCTG ATGGAATGTAATGTGGACGAATATCAAATGCTGCACATTGAGAGCAAAATCTATCTTTATGAGCCGGAACCGAACATGTGCTTTCAGCCTTGGGTGTTGACCAACATGATCTGCCTGATCATGGGCATGAGTTTGATCTTCTCACGTATTCCATTCGTGATGAAATTGATGGTTACCCTCTTGGAGGTCATCATCTATATGGTGCTCATATTCTATCAGTTCAATTACATAGTTCATCATAGCCTGTCGACGAATCCGTACTTTTTAGCTGAGTACTCGCATTGTATATTAATTCTAATCACTTTCCTAAGTCTGTGCCTTATGGAACGGCAGACAGAGTTTAATGACAAGATGAACTTCAA ATGGCGAGCAGagctaaagaaaaaacagaaagcGGGTAGTTTGGCCGATCAGTCTATATCCATACTATTACACAACATTTTGCCTGCTCATGTTG TCAACATCTATCTGTCATCCTTGGCCAAGCATGAGTTGTACTACGAAGATTACTCCATGGTTGGCGTTATGTTCGCCACCCtaatgaattttcaattggaTTTGTCCAGTTTACGCGTTCTTAACGAGATCATAACCGAATTTGATAATGTG tTAAGTTATTACAAGGACGATTACTTGGtggaaaaaatcaaaattgtagGCTGCACTTACATGGCTGCTTGTGGTCTGGACATACGTCTCTCCTCCACTATAAGCGGACGACGAAGTACTCGTAGTTCTATTGCCCAGGAGG TTGCGCGAGCCCGACGCACTCTGCAGTTCTACGAACAGCATGGACACAAAAAAGAGGATGTTGTCTTTGTGATAACGGCCTTCGCTTTGGATTTAATTCGTTCTCTTTATATGTGCAACTCCAATTACAAGAATTTGCCATGTGATCGCGAATTATTCTCGGCCAAAATGAGAGTTGGCATTTCAAGTGGAGAGGTTATGGCTGGCGTCGTGGGTGCTTCGCAGGTTCACTATGATATTTGGGGCAATGCGGTGAATATGGCTTCGCGCATGGACTCTACTGGAGTCGTTGGCCACATACAGGTGACGGATGAGACGGCTACTATTCTGCGAAAATGTGGTATCAAATGTGATTTCCGTGGCCTAACCTTTGTTAAGGGGCGTGGCATTTTGCCCACCTATTTTGTAGGCATCGACGACCATTATAATTTCCAGTATATCGAAGAGGACGAGGGCTCGTTTCAAGTAAACGTACATAATTTATctgattaa